TGGCACGGGTGGGCAGGCTCAGCGTCGCGCCGAGTGCACCGAGTAGCGCCCCCAGGACACCGAACCCGACGACCCGACCGGCGTTGAAGGCCAGGTGCGGACGCATCCGGGTGGCCAGCGACGGCACCGACGTCTCGTCCGCGGCGAGGGTGGCCGCGTGGGAGGCGGAGACCCCGAGGACCAGCCCGCCGACGAGGGCCATGCAGGTGGATACCCCGGCAGTCAGACCCAGGACCACAACCAGCGCCAGCCCACCCGCCGCCGGGTCGGTGAGCCGCGACGGCAGGTCGGCGAGCCCAGCGGACAGCGCCAGCCACACCGCTCCCCCCATGGCCACCGCGAAGAGCCCGACAGTGCGCCAGACCGACCGTTCCCGGGAGACCCACGGGCTGCGGCCGAGCCCGTAGCCCGCCGTCTGCAGCGCCGTCCGCAACGACTCACGCGGCGGGACCTGGGTGACCGTGAGGACGGCTCGACCCGTGCGGCTGGAGACGTCGGCGTCCTCCACGCCGGGCAGGGACAGCAGGCTGCGTGCCACCCGCCGCTCGCAGGAGGTGCACGTCATCCCGGACACGGGCACCGTGACGGTTCCGGGGACGGCCGCAGCGCCGTCGACGTCCGCCATCACCAAATCCTCCCGCCTCGCACCGGGCCGCGAAGTCCCACGGGTGGGACCCTTCTCACGGACCCCAGCATCGACCGAGTCCACCCCGATCGTTGCGGGTCGAAGGACCCGTCCTGCCCCGCAAGGTCCTTGGGCCGCGACAACCGCTCGGGGACGTTCGACCCGCCCCGGGCGCTTCCGTCCCGTGTGATGGTGTGATGTCGATTCTGGGAGGAGCGTGACCCGTGATGTATGACCACTACGGCCGCATGGGCGGCGGCGGGTTGTTCCTGGTGTTCCTGGCCCTGCTGGTGTTCTTCGGGCTGGTTGCCGTGCTGCTGGTGTGGGCCTGGTCCAGACGCCCGAGTACGCCGGTGGGGGGACCGGCCGCTCCCACGGGCAAGGGGTCGTCGGCCCGGGTGATCCTGGACGAGCGGTTCGCTCGGGGGGAGATCGACGAGGAGGAGTACCGCCGTCGCCGCACCCTGATGGAAGGCGGTCCGGGTGCCTGAGGTGAGCCGCCGCGCCCTCATCGCCATCTCGGCGGTGTCGGCCGTGGTGCTCGCGTTGTTGGGGACGGCGGTGGTGGCGGTCCTGAGTGGCGGTGGCTCCGCCGCCGGGCCGATGGCCGGGCTGGCTCCGGGCAACGGTGCGTGGCCGGACTCGTCCTGCTCCCAACCGTCCGAACCGGGCCAGGTGGTGACGTTCACCGCCCGGGACATGGGGACGGGCGGCGCGATGATGGGCGGGACGGCGGCGGGGCCGATGATGTTCATGCCCCGAGTCGCCTCGGTGCCCTCCGGCACAGTCACCGTGGTCCTGGTCAACGCGGGGAGCCGCCCGCATGAGTTGCTGGTTTTTCCGCTCACTGCAGGGCAGGTAGCCGGGCAGCGCCCGGTTGGTACGGATGACCGGATCGCCGAGACGGGAGTGGTCGGGGAGGTGCAGGCGGTGTGCCCGCCGGACGCCGGAACAGACGGGATCGTCCCCGGGGGCAACGCTCAGGTCACGCTGACCCTTGCCCCGGGCCGCTACGAGGTGGTCTGCAAC
This window of the Actinomycetes bacterium genome carries:
- a CDS encoding SHOCT domain-containing protein, yielding MYDHYGRMGGGGLFLVFLALLVFFGLVAVLLVWAWSRRPSTPVGGPAAPTGKGSSARVILDERFARGEIDEEEYRRRRTLMEGGPGA
- a CDS encoding sulfocyanin-like copper-binding protein, translated to MPEVSRRALIAISAVSAVVLALLGTAVVAVLSGGGSAAGPMAGLAPGNGAWPDSSCSQPSEPGQVVTFTARDMGTGGAMMGGTAAGPMMFMPRVASVPSGTVTVVLVNAGSRPHELLVFPLTAGQVAGQRPVGTDDRIAETGVVGEVQAVCPPDAGTDGIVPGGNAQVTLTLAPGRYEVVCNLPGHYRHGMSAALTVT